Genomic segment of Yoonia sp. R2331:
TGAAACAGAACTCCAACGGCAAAAGCGGCGTGGTCTGGGTGCGCACCACCGGGCGCAACCAGATGGGCACACCCGTGCTGGACTACGTGCGCTGGGTGATGGTGCGCAAACGCAGCGACAGCGCCGCCCCCGACCCGGTGATCCCCGACTTGCAGAAATCTGTGCCTGCCAGCGATCTGGTGGTGCCAGAGGGCCTGAACTTTACAAATTACGACTTCACTCTCGCCGGAGAGCCGCACAGGCTTGGCGATTACCAGGTGGGCGAGGTGATCGACCATGTGGATGGTGTGACCGTGGAAGAGGCCGAACATATGCTCGCCACGCGTCTGTGGCAGAACACCGCCAAGGTGCATTTTGACGCCACCAACCGCGCCGATGGCAAGCGGCTGATCTACGGCGGCCATGTGATCAGCATTGCCCGCGCGCTGTCGTTTAATGGGCTGGCCAACGCGCAGATGATCGTGGCACTCAATGGCGGTGCCCATGCCAACCCCTGCTTTGCAGGCGATACGTTGCGCGCCTGGTCGGAAGTGCTTGAGCTGGCCGAAACCAAAGCCCCCGGCGTCGGTGCGATCCGCCTGCGACTTGTCGCGACCAAGGGGCAAGCCGGTGTGCTGAAAGGCGAAGACGGCAAGTACCACCCCGATGTGCTGCTTGACCTCGACTATTGGGCGCTGATGCCCGCTTGAAACACCTCTACCTGACCCATCCGCAAGTCATTCAGGACCCGGCGGTGCCGGTGCCGCAGTGGCAATTGTCGGACGCAGGCCGCGCGCGGATTGCGGCGCTGGCAGCCGTACCCGCCTTTGGCCCGTTTGACCTGATCGCCGCGAGCGCCGAACGCAAGGCGCAGGACGCGGCAGAAATCCTGCACGACGCGCGGGGCTGGCCCGTATTGACCCGCGCAGCACTTGGCGAAAACGACCGCAGCGCCACAGGCTATCTGCCCGGCCCTGATTTTGAGGCGGCCGCAGACGCCTTTTTCGCCAACCCCGACCACAGCCACCGCGGCTGGGAAAAAGCGCGTACCGCGCAGGCCCGCATCGTCGGGGCCGTGCGTCAGGTGATCTCCGAAAACCCCGACAAACGCATCCTGTTCGTCGGCCACGGTGCAGTGGGAACGCTGCTGCGCTGCCACATCGCGGGCCTTGCGATCAACCGCGCCCATGACCAACCCGGCAATATCGGGGGCTGCTGGTTTCGCTTCGATACGACCTTGACGCAAGGCGGCACCC
This window contains:
- a CDS encoding MaoC family dehydratase — encoded protein: MTKTNPGRFFEDYTLGEVIHHAVPRTVAEGERALYHALYPARGALYSSDVFAQDCGLESSPLDDLIAFHVVFGKTVPDVSLNAVANLGYAEGRWLAPVWPGDTLTSSSEVIGLKQNSNGKSGVVWVRTTGRNQMGTPVLDYVRWVMVRKRSDSAAPDPVIPDLQKSVPASDLVVPEGLNFTNYDFTLAGEPHRLGDYQVGEVIDHVDGVTVEEAEHMLATRLWQNTAKVHFDATNRADGKRLIYGGHVISIARALSFNGLANAQMIVALNGGAHANPCFAGDTLRAWSEVLELAETKAPGVGAIRLRLVATKGQAGVLKGEDGKYHPDVLLDLDYWALMPA
- a CDS encoding histidine phosphatase family protein encodes the protein MKHLYLTHPQVIQDPAVPVPQWQLSDAGRARIAALAAVPAFGPFDLIAASAERKAQDAAEILHDARGWPVLTRAALGENDRSATGYLPGPDFEAAADAFFANPDHSHRGWEKARTAQARIVGAVRQVISENPDKRILFVGHGAVGTLLRCHIAGLAINRAHDQPGNIGGCWFRFDTTLTQGGTQWTPIETFISD